GTAAGGAGTTTGCAAATCTGCCTTAAGGAGTCTGCTCTCCaacttcttcccctttctttgttACCACCTTAAAAGGGCACCTGCCATCTGGTAGTTACAGCTCTTGAATCTCTACTGTGGACTCAGAAATCATCCTTACTTCTACCCTGGTCACCTTTTTCCCTTCTCACAGGACCTCTCCATGTAGAAGTCCCATGCAATTAAATACCTAAAGTCTAAATCATCTTTCATCCCCAGCCAGCACATTTTGCTACTTTGCCCACTAGAAACCACCGGATTTCTAATCCCTCCGGCCAGACACCCCAGTCAGTTTAGTGTTTTCCTGCAATTCAGGTTATTTTCCTCCTAAACCAGGCCCTGGGTGGAGATTACTAGAATTCCCAGTTGAAATTGCTcaccctgtgttttcttttataacccatattggatttttttaatcttagcttttttgagatatgatttacataccataaaattgaCCTGTTTAAAGTTTACAATGTAATGGCTTTTCACATATTTACTGAGTTGTGCGTCCTTCACCATTATCTAACTACAGAACATTTTCAGCACCCGAAAAGAAACCCTATACCTACTAGCAAGCACTCTCCATTCCCCGCTACCCCTGCACCCATTAATCTTTTTCTCTCAATGGATtaccatttctgggtattttatgtaaatggaattgtataaTATGTAGCCTttcgtgactggcttctttcacttagtgtaatattttcatggttcattcatgttgtagcatgttttAGTACCTCCTTACTTTGtattgctgaataatatgccattgtatggacataccatgttttgtttctctACTCATCACTGGGTGGACCATATTGGATGTTAACGTTTTGTCTTCATAAACCACCCGCCTTTGACAAGCTCTTGCGGTCACTCCCTGTAGCTCATTATAGGAAATAGAAACTCCCACTCATTTTAAAGGTCCCCTATCATACCTTCCAGTATTCTCTTTTTGTTCCCACTAAAACAAGCTTCACTTGGGTTgaacttctttttaatgttttctgtaagTAGTGTACACTTTCCCTCATTGGATAATGCTTTCTCCCTATCCAAAGCTATATATTATGTTCAAGGTGTCTGTccataaacataatatatactaatatgtgtattttttccttccctgatcACAAGTACCATTTATATCATCTTTACTACACAAACTCAGATTTAAAGATATACCATCtgatggttttccttttttgtcagaTGATTAAGTCTTATTTCTAAGATTTCAAATGCATGGAGAAAGAAACTGTTATATGTCTATGTATTCTGTCTGTGTTGCAGAGCACATAGAAGGCAGTCAGGAATTACTTGATTGTTTTGGAATATGGTTGGGGAGAGaactttctcattcattcatatcAACAAGCATTTCTTGAATGTCTCTCTGAGAAGTATtctaaaagaaattcaaagcatTTTCCGTCCTTGGGAAATTAGAATTGAATGTTATTTCAGGGTAAGGAATTTGGGGGGTTAGGGtctcttgttggtttttttccctcctaacattttactgtgaatattttcaaacgtgtggaaagttaaaaaaaattaatacagtgAACACTGTATACCTACCACCAAGATTCTatagttgttaacattttattatatttgctttattacaTATTCTTCACCTGTCTATCAGTCTGTCTTTTTGATGCATTTCCAACTACGTTGCCGGCACGAGTACATTTCACTTCTGCATACTTCATATGTATCATTAACCAGAATtcagtatttatgtttttttgttaagaaaaatgtatatacaataaGATACACACCTCTTCTAAGTACCATCCAGTTGACTTTGACAAATGCATTCACCCATCTAATCCAAATTCATTTTgatatggaacatttccatcattccagaaCCCTTCTTCcccttagtttttaaaagttaccatTCTTAGAACCTAGAAACTAATTAATTATCTGCTACTAGTATTCTGAGGTTAAACAGGGGTTTAGAGATCAACTTATTAGGCAGAGTAAAATCCTTTTTGGTCAAGAGAGGTGAATAGTATGGAACCAGAACTCAGACTAAAAACCACAGCCCTAATGGTAAAGGCAAGGATGATTTGCCtccagaaatattattttatttcagcttgTGAAGTATAGCCATTGATCTCCAAGTATATCAAAGAATGATTTCAGTTACATCAGTGGCTGCAGATCTTCTCAGCAGGATTTAAAGATTTGGAGCCTCAGAggtaacttttaaagaaactgtgaAATGGCTGTATTAGGAAGACAGATTTGGGGATAATTTGTAGAATGGACAAGAAGCATGGAGAGCAGATAGGATCTTGCAAGACATACCATGATTTTATTCCAGTAGTATCTGTGCCCAACATTCTCATGTTCACTTATTCCCTTACTTCGTAACCAGCCCTCCTAGGTGGGCTTCCTCATTCTACACTTGCCATGCACTCTGGCTCTGCAACCTGCACTGTCGCTTCTCtttactcttcctttccttcattttggcTCTTCTCTCCAAACTCCTGGATTAATTTCAAGATGGAATCATGAATAgtttttatctctttcatttcCCTATTCCTACTGTAGCAGTTTGTTTCAATAGGAGGGAATAGGGGACTTTTGcactttggatttctttcagacTGGAAGACCAGGCCTGAAGGCAAATCATCACATCTGCAGCAGAGTGTATCTGAAGGATCCCGTAGTGCAGATGGCCTTTCACGTGCCACATTCGAAAACACTTGGGATGTTAGTAACCAGTTAGAAAGACAccaggaaaactggaaaagataTCTGGGGCCAGATGCATCCACCCAGAAGAAAACAATCACACCAGAGGAAAATTTTCAGCAAAATAAATTTGGTGAAAACCCCAGATTGAATACAGTTCTGGTTACACAACTGAATGTTCCTTCAAGGCCTAGTGAGTGTGATACACTTGGAAGCAATTTGGGACAGAATTCAGATATAATTAATCAGAGTAATATCCTTGCAAAAAAGAAACCTTATAAATGTGATAAATGTAGAAAAGCCTTTATTCATAGATCATCACTTACTAAACACGAGAAAACTCATAAAGGAGAGGGAGCTTGCCCCAATGGTACAGATCAGGGAATTTATCCTGGAAAGAAACACCATGAATGTACTGACTGTGGAAAAACCTTCCTCTGGAAGACACAACTTACTGagcatcagagaattcacactgggGAGAAGCCCTTCGAATGTAATGTGTGTGGGAAGGCCTTCAGGCATAGCTCATCGCTTGGCCAGCATGAGAACGCTCATACCGGAGAGAAACCTTATCAGTGTAGTCTCTGTGGGAAAGCCTTCCAGCGCAGCTCCTCCCTTGTTCAACaccagagaattcacactggagagaaaccctatcgATGCAATTTATGTGGGAGATCTTTTAGGCATGGCACATCCCTCACTCAACATGAGGTGACACATAGTGGAGAGAAACCCTTCCAATGTAaggagtgtgggaaagcctttagtAGATGTTCTTCTCTTGTCCAGCATGAAAGGactcatacaggagagaaaccttttGAATGTAGCATATGTGGGAGGGCTTTTGGTCAGAGCCCGTCCCTTTATAAGCATATGAGGATTCATAAGAGAGGCAAACCTTACCAAAGCAATAACTACAGTGTAGATTTCAAGCACAGCTCATCTCTTACTCAAGATGAAAGCACTGTCAATGAAGTGAAATCCTATCATTGTAATGATTGTGGGGAAGACTTCAGTCACATCACTGACTTTACTGATCATCAGAGGATCCATACCGGACAGAACCCCTATGAATGTGAGCAGAACTTTAATCAACAACCTGTTTCTCAtcctggagagaaaccctatcaGTGTAATGTATGTGGAAAAGCTTTCAAAAGGAGTACAAGCTTCATAGaacatcacagaattcatactggagaaaaaccctatgaatgtaatgaatgtggagAAGCCTTTAGTCGACGTTCATCACTTACTCAACATGAGAGGacccacactggagagaaaccctatgaatgtattgactgtgggaaagccttcagtcaAAGTTCATCCCTAATTCAGCATGAGAGAActcatactggagaaaaaccctatgaatgtaatgaatgtgggcgAGCCTTTCGAAAGAAAACCAATCTGCATGatcatcagagaattcatactggagaaaaaccctATGCTTGTAAGGAATGCGGGAAAAACTTCAGTAGAAGCTCAGCGCTAACtaaacatcagagaattcatacacGAAATAAACTGTAGAAACCCTGAAATTAAGGAATAGCAGAAAATTTTAGCTAAAATATTGTTCATATTCAGTATCAGAAGATTCTTAATGGAGAGGAAGCTTGAGAATGtaatgaatttgtgtgtgtgtgtgtgtgtgtgtgtgcgcgcgcgcacgcgcgcacacacgcgtgtgcatgtgtgtggtgtgagaaGAAAGCTCTATGCTAGTAGACCATGTTTTTTAACAAATAGAAGCTACATTCTCAAATCTGATTACAGACTTTTGTAAAAACAACTACAAACATCATATATAACCAGTTGGAAATGATATGCCTATGTATTGGACTTTATAAAGCTTTTAAATACAGTTGTGCAGGAGATCATCAACTTTGAACAGTTTGACTTGTCACTCTGTTTACAgccttttttaataaataaaactcctGCAGTAATGACcaaaacttacttttaaaattgcTTGACAACTGCATTCATCTGCAGCTTTTAAGTTAAATTCACCATGGAAACCAGTTCCACCCCCAGGAATTCGTCATTCAAAGAATGAGATCAACTGGTTCAACCACTTCgttgtacagatgaagaaaccaaaagcCAAAGATGTGAAGTGGTTTGCACCGTGTGATAGAGCTTATGATGGCAAAGCTGGGTGGAGAATGCAGATCTCCTGGATCTTTtgccctttcaaaaaaaaaaaaaagattcttttgcCTGGATCTTTCAGTGGTCTGTCCACTGAAAAGGTATTTTGGAATTCAGAGGGctttaaagtaaattttgaaataaatcagatgCACAAACATTTGATGAGCACTCAAGTTGGATACTTCGGGAATTCATAAAAGCATCAGAGACAACAAAATACATGCACATTTGTCATGGGCCTATTTTAAACAACTTGTTGGGGGCTTacataccaaaatgttaacaaaagctGTGAATAGTTCAACTACTAGTGACTTTTTGCCTTTTCCCAAGTGTAATGTTTATACTTTAATCTAACATATGTCAGTTTCATAAATCTATTAAATTCTCTTATTGTGTTTTTTATGACACTCCCATGAAAAATCACTGCTCCAAGCTTCCTATGTTGGATCAGTGGGAAAACAACACAAGACTAACAGGGaaaattttctccaaattaatttTACTGTGGAGAAGTATAAATGTAATTACCCATTGTCataaaatttgtctttaaatcAGTTTAGGGAATCCATGTAATGacctttactttttttagttCAGTGCTGCTCTTCTGTCCGTAAAGCCTAAGTTAAGCTTCCATAGCCCACTCCAATCCCTAATGTTCTCTCATGCCTCCCAGGGGCTATCCCAAAGGAATTTCCTAAACCTTTGTTTGTTCATGGTGCCAACAGTGGAGAGAAATTTGGAAGCAAGTGTGCACTTGGACCCCTTTCACACAAGAGCCTCTCCCcctttaagataataaaaatttccCACTCTGATGAATCATGAGATGGAGTTATATGGGTAGTGGCGATGGTAAGCCTTCCTTACTGCCTTCTTTGCATGCCAAGTAGCAGGATCCATCATCCTTGTCTCATCCTGGACCACATGAGGTAGCTCCCAATGATTCTTCATAATTCTTTGCAGGAAAAATGTGCGTGGGGGCTGAAATGTGTGGTTTCCAGCCCAATAAGTGGAACAAGATGAGAATCTGCTCTTCCAAGACATTAACTGTTCAAAAACACCTTGTTTGTGATGTTCcatacttaaacacacacacacacacacacacacacacacacacacacacagtgccaaGACCACGTGTTGTCTGATACGTAGTTTGACAACGGGTAATTCTACATAAACCCTCCACTACTGAGTGGCTACCATTCTTATCAGGAGCTTATTTGCTGCCGATTGGGGATCTCATAGAGGACTGTTTGCAAGAATGACATAAATTGCAACCAGTTGAGTGCTATCCTACCTTTATGAAAGTTTATAAAGACTTGGTTCCAGAAGACTCAAAGAAAACCACTGGTTTGTGTGTGGAGCTTGGCCTAGATCAACCAGTGTCTGAGTATCAGCACATCTTCATTCATAGTGAAGGAGCCCAGAATGTTCATGGTATGCGTGGTTGATTGAGCAGAGGATTCTCTAGTTCCAGCAACCAGGCACCATGCACTTACGAACACCCAACTTTTTAGGCCACATGAAATGCATCCTTGTAACATCAttgtattatttcaataaatagcCTTCTTAGTTGAATGGGAGtcagtttgtctttttcagttttcacAACATGGCTAAGATTAAAACCATGGTGTGTCAAGAAGGAGGGATTGACTGCTAATCTTATCACAGGTGAGTTAATAATAGGTAcgatttattgaatgtttactagaAAGAAATTGTGTGAAATATTTCATaaccatcatttatttttttatttttttagtgtttttatttattttcaagacagagacagagcatgagcaggggaggggcagagagagagggagacacagaatctgaagcaggctccaggctctgagctgtcaacgcagagcccgacatgggactcagactcacggagtgtgagatcatgacctgagctgaagtcagacgcttaacctactgagccacccaggcgccccaaccatcatttcatttaatccttacaactctTTGTTCTAGATCTTGTGGTAGCTCTTGTCTTTGCCcaacttttccctccctctttctcttgtaAGATCTCTGCTGTACTGACCACAGGAACACAAGTCAGGATATCCCTGGGTCTCAGTAATAGTTCTAGGGGCAAGTCTGTTACCTAGCTGAGCCAGAGTCCTTTgccagaatattttcaaaataggttTGACAgggccatttttattttgtgttgctAGGCTGGAAAGGTGAAGTTTTAGAACTGCCTAGAGCCCAATTCCTTACCAGAGAGAGGAGTTCAATTGTAGGAGGGGATGCAGCTGACATGATggtattctcatttcttttcttttttcttaagtttttttttttctttttaagtttatttattttgagagagagagagccaaggaggggcggggccgggaggtggggagagagaatcccaagcaggctccacgctgtcagcgcagatgtcacaaaccatgagatcctgaccagagcccaaaccaagagttagacacttaactgactgagccagctgggtgcccggGTACTCTCATTTCTAATCCTGAGATCCTTTTGGACCTGGCTCAATTTCTGAAGCCCTTCCTGGGATTCAGTGGACTCCCTACTGTCAGTTCAGTGATTACCCTTTTTTGATTAAGCTAATTTGTCAGATATCTGTTGTTTGCATTAAAGAAACCTAATACACGTATCCTTGTTTTCTaacaggggtggggggaccagAGAGGTAAAGCAATTCCCTTGAGGTAGTATTTCCCATGGACGATTGAGGCTTTGAACCCAGGACTGTCTGGCCTTTTACCTCTAACTCTGATGTACCCAGAGCCATGTTCTGTTCAAGGAGGTGCATGTAACGTAGTATTGTTTTGGGAGGAGTGGATGAAGGGATACGGTGATACGTAAGGTTGGAGACCAAACAGGGAGAAAATGGTCAAGGGCTTTGCAGTACATTTCCTGACTACTTTAGTAAATTAAATCCCCTAAATTCACCCATAACCCTCATACCTTAATATATCAAGTTGTTATTTACATTTGCCCATACATGAAGCACCATTTTTcgtaaatattttctgtgttgCTATACAGTCTCAAGATCTCCTTAAATCCCTTACTGTTGGGACACATTTGGATTGGCTTTGTTATTGGCTTTCATAATAATGACATTTAATACTTTTATCTTTTGAAACACCCCTTcctttttatagaatttttcttaaaatatccaaaaatgaGTTTTCTGGGTCAGTGTGTATATGTTAGTATAATCAGATGGTGTGAGACTCGTACAGGAATAAACTGGATACAATAGCACAGGAGTAATAGTCCAAAATTGCAGAAGGGAGCCAGGAGAAAACCTCCCATTCCTGGTCCCTGGGTGTGTCTGGGGAAGGACCCCAGGGCAGGCATTATTTCTGTCACAGCATCTAGCACACCTCTGTGCCAGCATGGAAAGATAGAAAACACTTTTCCAGTTCTTAGCCATGCTGATGATGGTGCCTGGTTCTTTGTAGCTGCTGAACTAGCTAATTCTTACTCAGCTGTTGAAATGCAAATGTCACTTCAGGGAAGGTTTTGCCTCCCTACTTCAACTAAATTGGTCACCCTCTTTTAAATTTTCAGAGATTACTCTTAATGTGCTTTATGTTACCATGGTATGTATTTGTGATTATTTGGtgttctccccacctccacctcacACTAGATTGTGAGTTCTGGGAAGGCAGGGTCTATTTCTATTTTGGTAACTTTTTTGTTCCCCTGCTCATCacaatgccaggcacatagtaggtacttttGTAGTTTTACTAAGTGAGCGATGGAATGGAGATCTGTTGTTAGACAAAGAAGACTGGcttataaatgaaaagatgtttaatcttgaaatcagaattttacaaaagaagacaataagatactatatattttttaaagtttatttggtgaggcggggcggggggggggtgcgcagagagaaagggagagacagaatcccaagcaggctccatgctgtcagcgcagagcccatacggggctcgatctcacaaactgtgagatcatgacctgaaatcaagagtcggatgcttaaaactgactgagccatcataCTAGTTCATACCCATTAGGGTGGCAAAAATTTAGAAGTCTGGGAGGGGGAGTAATGAGAACATGTACACAGTGCTGGTGAGAGGATAAACATAATGATTTGGGGGAGTAACTTGGCAATATCCAGTTAAGAGTAAAGCTGAGCATACCTCATGGCCCAGCATTTCCACTACTTGGTGTGTACCCCGGACTGGAAACTCCTGCGTGAGCACAAAGATGCACaaggatgtttattgcagcagTGTTTGCAGTAGTAAAAATACGGACGCATGATAGATGTCTATCAGTAAGTGAAGTGGTTAATAGGTTGTggcatattataattaaatacaaaacagTTTTAAGTGAAGTAACCAGAGCATctggccaaaagaaaaaaaaaaaaattctagttctGCTTATATCACTCCTGTCCCCATGGAGCTAGATGAGACTGCAGAAAAACAGAGCCATGGTGAGTAGCCAGACCTTAAATTCCTGACTGCAAACCTCAAACTTTTGTTTGCCTAATCCAGTCATTTGTCCCAGTCTCCTAAGGTCCCAGTCTCCTGAActgtaattttatagtttttctcttcTCAGCCTCCAGCATTTCTACCCAGTCCTCACTCAGCTGGAGACCTTGTGTCCTAGTTaagtgagaaataaaagcatttagaaGATAACTACTGTCACTTATGTGCATCTTGTCTGTGTTCTTCCTGCTCTTCCTGTTACTATGGGTGATGCTTGGTTCTCTTTACCGCCAACTTCTCTTGTATTAGATCCTGTCCTTAAACTAGGACATCGCTCCTACAGGTGTcctcttttctgtatcttttttcccccttgtctaCTGAATCTTTCCCATTAACATAGTAATGTGTGGTTTTTctcatcttaaatatatatttgtaaatatacgCACTGCATCCCCCTCCACCTGCCACTCCATTTCTTCACTTAAGAGGAATATTCCAATGCGCATGGTCTCCACTTcctctccttccattctttcttgcAACCCTCCCAGTCAGGTCTTTGTTTCTGCTCTTGCTAAAGGGCACTGAGGGACTCCATGTAGCTAAATgcactgggttttttttgtcaGTCCTTTTGCTTGATCTTTCGGCATTATTTGTTACAGTTCATCTCTTCCTCACCCTTGACACATTTCTTTTGCTTGCTTCTGGGTTATCACACTTCCCCTTATATTTTACTGACAGCTACttccagtttttttaaatttctttctttaaacatggGAATTCTTCTAGGGCTCAAtctttaggattctttttctaCAGTCACACTCATTGTGCCTTTCACTGtgtctcatggctttaaatatctACTTGTTGGCAACTTTAAAGTTTGTATCTCTAGCACGGGATTCCATACTTGTATGATCGGCTGCGTATGTGACATCCCTACTTGGATGCCTAACACATCTTGAATTTAATGTGTCCATGAACTAACTCATGatctcctcctcccagccctatCATAATCATGTTCTTCCCTCAGTCTTTCCTTCTGGAGAAAGAACCCCATTTTTCTGGTTGCTCAGTCCCCAAACTGGGGAACTgttcttgattcttttcttttgcacCCCACATCCAAGCCTCAGTAAGTCCTGTATGCTAACTTCCAGGGTATATGCGGATGaccatttctaaataaatttttttaatgtttacttttgagagagacggagacagaatgtgagtgggttaggggcagagagagagggaggcacagaatccgaagccggttccaggctccgagatgtcagcacagcccgatgcagagctcgaactcacgagttgtgagatcatgacctgagctaaagtcggacgcccagctgactgagccacccaggtgcccctgcagatgACCATTTCTTGTTCCCTCTGCCACCCTAACCCAAGTCACCATCATCATCTCTGGCCCAGATATTTGTAAAGGCCGAATTGGTTTCTCTGCTTCCATCCTTGCCCCCCTTTGTTTACAGTTTAGCAGCTAGAGTGATAGTTTAGTGACCTAAGGTCATGTCATTCATCTCCTCAAGTACTCAAATAGCTTTCGTTtcactgaataaaaattaaaaacctgtaCATAATATTGCTACCACCTGCTTCCCTATTTGATCTTTCTGACGCactactaccttttttttttttttaacgtttatttatttttgagacagagagagacagagcatgaacaggggaggggcagagagagagggagacacagaatctgaaacaggctccaggctctgagctgtcagcacagagcccgacgcggggctcgaactcacagaccgtgagatcatgacctgagccgaagttggacgcttaaccgaccaagccacccaggcgccccactactacctttttaaaaaaaatttctttttaatgtttgagagagacagcgtgagtgggggaggggcagagagagaaggagccacaatccgaagcaggctccaggctctgcactgtcagcacagagcccgacttggggctcgaacccacgaaccatgagatcatgacctgaggcaaagttggatacctaactgacagccacccaggcaccccccactaCGACTTCCTTATCACTGCTCTGGGCCCACTGAACCCCTTCAGTAACTTACACACACAACAAGCTTCCACCTTAGAGCCTGTACGTTTGCTGTTCCCTTTCCTGGAGTCCATTGCCCTAGATGTCACACAGTCTATCCCTGATCTCCTCCAAATCTTTGCTCCAGATTTTCTCAACAGCCCTTTTTTGACTACCCTATCAAAAGAGACTGCCGCCTCCATGGCACACCCTATCCCCCTTCTcagcttcattttttcccataataCTTACCACcatctaaatattttacttattatacGTCTTTCTCTAGAAGGTAAACTCCATGAAAGtaggaatttgggggtggggggaagaggagacAAATTATTGAagcataacaaaaagaaaagtgcaCAAATGGCAAGTAAACAGCGTGGTGATCGAGGGCAGCAATGTTTGCATCTTATTCGGTGCTGTGTCCTCAGCACAGGAGATActcaaatatgtaataaatgGTTGTGCTGGATGTACATGTCTTAATGAGGCTAGTGTAGAAAATAAAGTTGAGGGATATGTAAAGTGTGAGGTGTTataacttaaaaatctttaaatacctatttttaataaacatatgaaGTAAAAGTAGGGAAGTATTAAAATATCAGCTTCAGAATGGTAGTTTCCTCTGGGGCTACAggggagagggtaggaaggaaTACAATAAAGCTTAAagcatcatttctcttttttaaaagcaaacatggCAAAATACTAATGTGTTAAAGGATGTTGCATATGTCGTATGTGCAACTCTGAATGTTCAAAC
This portion of the Panthera uncia isolate 11264 chromosome E2 unlocalized genomic scaffold, Puncia_PCG_1.0 HiC_scaffold_20, whole genome shotgun sequence genome encodes:
- the ZFP90 gene encoding zinc finger protein 90 homolog isoform X2; this translates as MAPRPPMAAPQESVTFKDVAVDFTQEEWHHVDAAQRRLYRDVMLENYSHLVSLGYQVSKPEVIFKLEQGEEPWISEGEIQRPFCPDWKTRPEGKSSHLQQSVSEGSRSADGLSRATFENTWDVSNQLERHQENWKRYLGPDASTQKKTITPEENFQQNKFGENPRLNTVLVTQLNVPSRPSECDTLGSNLGQNSDIINQSNILAKKKPYKCDKCRKAFIHRSSLTKHEKTHKGEGACPNGTDQGIYPGKKHHECTDCGKTFLWKTQLTEHQRIHTGEKPFECNVCGKAFRHSSSLGQHENAHTGEKPYQCSLCGKAFQRSSSLVQHQRIHTGEKPYRCNLCGRSFRHGTSLTQHEVTHSGEKPFQCKECGKAFSRCSSLVQHERTHTGEKPFECSICGRAFGQSPSLYKHMRIHKRGKPYQSNNYSVDFKHSSSLTQDESTVNEVKSYHCNDCGEDFSHITDFTDHQRIHTGQNPYECEQNFNQQPVSHPGEKPYQCNVCGKAFKRSTSFIEHHRIHTGEKPYECNECGEAFSRRSSLTQHERTHTGEKPYECIDCGKAFSQSSSLIQHERTHTGEKPYECNECGRAFRKKTNLHDHQRIHTGEKPYACKECGKNFSRSSALTKHQRIHTRNKL
- the ZFP90 gene encoding zinc finger protein 90 homolog isoform X1; amino-acid sequence: MGLGVARGRCPGRGDPLIWGWGNGRPRRCPRSPFSLSTENWLRGRGGRGAAVRGRRLQPGEWALSSLPSPGLEADPGVAGMAPRPPMAAPQESVTFKDVAVDFTQEEWHHVDAAQRRLYRDVMLENYSHLVSLGYQVSKPEVIFKLEQGEEPWISEGEIQRPFCPDWKTRPEGKSSHLQQSVSEGSRSADGLSRATFENTWDVSNQLERHQENWKRYLGPDASTQKKTITPEENFQQNKFGENPRLNTVLVTQLNVPSRPSECDTLGSNLGQNSDIINQSNILAKKKPYKCDKCRKAFIHRSSLTKHEKTHKGEGACPNGTDQGIYPGKKHHECTDCGKTFLWKTQLTEHQRIHTGEKPFECNVCGKAFRHSSSLGQHENAHTGEKPYQCSLCGKAFQRSSSLVQHQRIHTGEKPYRCNLCGRSFRHGTSLTQHEVTHSGEKPFQCKECGKAFSRCSSLVQHERTHTGEKPFECSICGRAFGQSPSLYKHMRIHKRGKPYQSNNYSVDFKHSSSLTQDESTVNEVKSYHCNDCGEDFSHITDFTDHQRIHTGQNPYECEQNFNQQPVSHPGEKPYQCNVCGKAFKRSTSFIEHHRIHTGEKPYECNECGEAFSRRSSLTQHERTHTGEKPYECIDCGKAFSQSSSLIQHERTHTGEKPYECNECGRAFRKKTNLHDHQRIHTGEKPYACKECGKNFSRSSALTKHQRIHTRNKL